The Maridesulfovibrio hydrothermalis AM13 = DSM 14728 DNA window GTAGGGGATTTTAAGGGAGTTCTGCAAACCGATGGCTATGCAGGATACAATGCTCTCGGTGGTTCCGAAGGAATTGTTCATGCGGGTTGCCTTGTACACGTGCGCCGAAAATTTATGGATGTCCTTAAGGCCGGATCGAAAAAGAAAAAAGGCACTGCATCGACCGTAATTAATTTGATCGCGAAGCTTTACAGGCTGGAAAGTCGGGCACGCAAGGATGGATTTTCTCCGGAAGAAATTTTGAATATGCGAACTGAAAAGGCTCGTCCGCTTCTTAATAAAATTTATGAAATAATTTTAAAATCAGCCGGGTCGATACCTCCGACAAGTCTTCTAGGTAAAGCACTTTCATACGCTTTAGGACAATGGCCACGGATTACGGTTTACCTTGAAAATCCGGCACTCACTCCCGATAACAATATCGCTGAAAATGCTATACGTCCTTTCGCTGTGGGCCGTAAAAATTGGCTATTCAGTGGTTCTCCGCGAGGAGCCGATGCCAGCGCGACCTTCTACAGCCTCATCGAAACCGCCAAAGCCAATAATCTTAATCCTTCTGACTACCTCTACGAACTCTTCGAAAAACTTCCTCACGCACAATGCCGTGCCGATTTGGAAGAACTCATGCCATGGAATCTCGCAAATAACGCCGAAATAAAATAGTTACAGATATTTTCGTTCCCTCTTCATATACCAGCTTTGCAAGCTGTCACAGGTGCAGCTGTTTGAACGGTTACAAAGTTTTCAGCAAGGCTCAGTACCGTATGGAGATGATCGCCCGGACTGAGATGTTGCGGGCGCATAACATGGGCAGACTCAAGTTTCACCAGCATGTTGGAATCAAAAAATTAGAGTGGATGACCATGGGCGATGAGCGGACCTGTACGGTCTGTGGACCTCTCGATGGCAAAATATATCCCATCGACAAATTTCCGGGGCAACCGGCACACCCATTCTGCAGATGCACCAACCTTCCTATTCTTATTGATATTAAGTTGAAAAAAATTTGAGAGAATTATTGTCCAGAATAGGGGCCTAAAAATCTCTCTCCATTGAAATGAATGAGGTGTGAAGGGGCGTCAGCCACCCACACCTCAGTTTCCCAAGCAATTTCGCCAAGATAACGTCCCATCAAGGAGCGATTCGGGAAAGCAGTTACATATACGAGTCCAGCCGTTGAACTTGAAAATAATTGGGATAATTCAGCATGCCTTTTACCGTCAACCGGACCGTGACTTGTTACTGATTCAATCAGGAGCAGCCAATTTCTTTGCTTACAGTATAAAACAACGTCTGGCATTTTACCGTGAGAATCAACACTGACGCCAAGTTCTGTTAATAATGGAGCATCGAAGTATCCCCACTTATCTCCTGTATCTCCAGCATATATCAAAACGCCACCTGGGACAAAGCGTGGGCCAAACTCTTCAATAATATCTCGTATAAGTTCGCTGTGTTCACCGGGACTTAGAGATATTTCTTTTCCTTCTGTAATTTTTACAGCTACTTTATTCTGTTCTCTTTCCATGGCGTAGCGTGCTGCTAATGTCTCACGTTCTGAAAGATAAGATGCGAGATTGTTGTGCCAAGCATCTGTCCCAAATGATTTCAATAAACTCAATACATTGTCTTCAATCTGGTAAACTGCTTTTGGACTATTTACAGGCCTATCCGGTTTGTCAGGGTTATAAAGTGCAATACCCGCATCTACAAATTGATGCATGCTTTGACGACGAACCGTTTCCCGGGTATTAGGAGCGTATTCTTTGTTGTAGTGTTCTCTTGCCCAGTTCATAATTGGAGT harbors:
- a CDS encoding minor capsid protein; this translates as MNGYKVFSKAQYRMEMIARTEMLRAHNMGRLKFHQHVGIKKLEWMTMGDERTCTVCGPLDGKIYPIDKFPGQPAHPFCRCTNLPILIDIKLKKI
- a CDS encoding BsuBI/PstI family type II restriction endonuclease, translated to MNKFNPQKYIDDAINILASLGMPRAQQNERSALCLLALLNLSPGKEWNQSENPLMGITPIMNWAREHYNKEYAPNTRETVRRQSMHQFVDAGIALYNPDKPDRPVNSPKAVYQIEDNVLSLLKSFGTDAWHNNLASYLSERETLAARYAMEREQNKVAVKITEGKEISLSPGEHSELIRDIIEEFGPRFVPGGVLIYAGDTGDKWGYFDAPLLTELGVSVDSHGKMPDVVLYCKQRNWLLLIESVTSHGPVDGKRHAELSQLFSSSTAGLVYVTAFPNRSLMGRYLGEIAWETEVWVADAPSHLIHFNGERFLGPYSGQ